In Pollutimonas sp. M17, a single genomic region encodes these proteins:
- a CDS encoding MFS transporter: MADSPKTNKPHSPGWVLFALAVGAFAIGTTEFATMSLLPYFAQDLGVDAPTAGHVISAYALGVVVGAPVITVLGARVPRRTMLIWLMAMFALFNGLCAFAPSYGWMLVLRFLSGLPHGAYFGIGALVAVSLVPLNKRNQAVGRMFLGLTVATIIGVPLANWLGQSVGWRWGFALVAFTSLLTVILIALLSPNAPAAPGSSPLRELGALKQGQVWLTLAVGAIGFGGLFAVYTYLADTLMQVTMASPETVPIVLGVFGLGMTAGNIVVPKLADHALMPTIGGVLVWSACTTALFSVTAPSLWGVSITVFLIGIGGALGTILQTRLMDIARNAQGLAAALNHSAFNFANALGPLLGGMAIARGYGWASTGWVGSLLALGGLLLLFLSIALDRKTAAGR; the protein is encoded by the coding sequence ATGGCTGATTCACCCAAGACAAACAAACCCCACTCTCCCGGCTGGGTCCTCTTCGCCCTGGCCGTGGGGGCATTCGCCATCGGGACGACAGAGTTCGCCACCATGAGCCTGCTGCCCTACTTCGCCCAGGATCTGGGCGTGGACGCGCCCACCGCCGGGCATGTCATCAGCGCCTACGCGCTGGGCGTGGTTGTCGGGGCGCCGGTCATCACGGTGCTGGGCGCGCGCGTTCCTCGGCGCACGATGCTGATCTGGCTCATGGCCATGTTCGCCCTGTTCAACGGCCTGTGCGCTTTCGCGCCCAGCTACGGCTGGATGCTGGTCCTGCGTTTCCTTAGCGGCCTGCCCCACGGCGCCTACTTCGGTATCGGGGCTTTGGTGGCGGTGTCGCTCGTGCCGCTGAACAAACGCAACCAGGCCGTCGGGCGGATGTTTCTTGGGCTTACGGTGGCCACGATCATCGGCGTCCCGTTGGCCAACTGGCTGGGGCAGTCGGTGGGCTGGCGATGGGGATTCGCCCTGGTCGCCTTTACCAGCCTGCTGACGGTGATCCTGATTGCTCTACTGAGCCCCAATGCGCCCGCGGCGCCTGGTTCCAGTCCGCTGCGCGAACTGGGCGCGCTCAAGCAAGGCCAGGTCTGGCTGACTCTGGCTGTGGGGGCCATCGGCTTCGGAGGCCTTTTCGCCGTGTACACCTACCTGGCCGACACGCTGATGCAGGTCACAATGGCAAGCCCCGAAACCGTGCCCATCGTGCTGGGCGTATTTGGATTGGGCATGACGGCGGGCAACATTGTGGTGCCCAAGCTCGCGGATCACGCGCTCATGCCCACCATAGGCGGCGTGTTGGTCTGGAGCGCCTGCACCACGGCCCTCTTCAGCGTGACGGCTCCCAGCTTGTGGGGTGTTTCCATCACCGTCTTTCTGATCGGTATAGGCGGCGCGCTCGGCACTATCCTCCAGACGCGCTTGATGGACATCGCCCGCAACGCGCAAGGCCTGGCCGCGGCGCTGAATCACTCGGCGTTCAACTTTGCCAATGCTCTGGGCCCCTTGCTGGGCGGCATGGCCATTGCACGCGGTTACGGATGGGCCTCTACGGGATGGGTCGGATCCCTGCTGGCGCTGGGGGGGTTGCTGTTGTTGTTTCTGTCGATAGCGCTGGACAGGAAAACGGCGGCCGGCCGTTAG
- a CDS encoding ABC transporter ATP-binding protein → MTVTATSYDSAPLLELRKVSRRFGASPDLAARVSIALGVAKPPPVVYALDEVDLIIKRGEVLGLVGESGCGKSTLGRIAAGILNPSDGAVYWKGLDRAGLEGKAARDADLAAQMIFQNSMAALNPRMNIEALVGEAASIHGLIKGDRGAYVDDYLNKSGFDPTMKRRLPHQFSGGQRARVNIARALAVQPEFLVCDESVAALDVSIQAQILNLFMDLREQLDLTYLFVSHDLGVVEHISDRVAIMYLGRVVEEAPVAEVFARPNHPYTQSLLAEVPRIKPGKRRFETVKGELPSPLAPPPGCHFHPRCPHAHARCKTEIPVKKKIAPGHFSACHLNDQ, encoded by the coding sequence ATGACCGTTACGGCAACCTCTTACGATTCCGCGCCCTTGCTGGAGCTGCGCAAGGTCTCGCGCCGCTTCGGCGCGTCTCCCGACTTGGCCGCTCGCGTTTCCATTGCGCTTGGTGTGGCAAAACCTCCTCCTGTCGTCTATGCCTTGGACGAGGTCGACTTGATCATCAAGCGGGGGGAAGTGCTTGGGTTGGTCGGTGAAAGCGGCTGTGGGAAGTCCACGCTGGGGCGCATCGCCGCCGGCATATTGAATCCTTCGGACGGCGCCGTGTACTGGAAGGGCCTTGATCGGGCAGGGTTGGAAGGCAAGGCTGCGCGCGATGCCGATCTGGCTGCCCAGATGATTTTCCAGAACTCGATGGCTGCCCTGAATCCACGCATGAACATCGAAGCGCTGGTGGGGGAAGCCGCCTCCATCCATGGCTTGATCAAGGGTGACCGGGGTGCTTATGTCGATGATTACCTGAATAAGTCGGGCTTCGACCCCACCATGAAGCGCCGCCTGCCTCACCAGTTTTCAGGCGGCCAGCGTGCCCGCGTCAACATTGCGCGCGCGCTTGCGGTACAGCCCGAGTTTCTGGTTTGCGACGAAAGTGTGGCGGCGCTGGACGTGTCCATCCAGGCGCAGATCCTGAACCTGTTCATGGACCTGCGCGAACAGCTCGATTTGACCTACTTGTTCGTCAGTCACGACCTTGGGGTGGTGGAGCATATTTCGGACCGGGTGGCAATCATGTACCTGGGCCGCGTCGTGGAAGAGGCTCCGGTCGCGGAAGTATTTGCGCGCCCCAATCATCCGTATACGCAATCGTTGCTGGCGGAAGTGCCACGCATCAAGCCCGGCAAGCGTCGTTTCGAGACGGTGAAGGGCGAGCTGCCCAGTCCATTGGCGCCGCCGCCAGGCTGTCATTTCCATCCGCGCTGTCCCCATGCCCATGCGCGCTGCAAGACGGAGATACCCGTCAAGAAAAAGATCGCGCCAGGCCATTTTTCGGCTTGCCACCTCAACGATCAATGA
- a CDS encoding ABC transporter permease, whose protein sequence is MITSLIRRLIQSLFVIFAMTILVFIGVNVIGNPVDILINPDLNQAERAQMVAHLGLDKPLWQQYFHFLSGLTHGDFGNSFVYSRPALDVIMERVPATLELAIFATIIAVAVGLPLGLYAGLRSEKFSAKFIMAGSILGFSLPTFWVGLMMILVFAVQLGWLPSNGRGETMGSWSFLTLDGLSYMLLPALNLALFKTSLILRLTRAGVQEVIMQDYVKFAYAKGLGEKRIIFVHILKNLMIPVITIVGLEFGSLIAYSVVTESIFGWPGMGKLIIDSINLLDRPVIVAYLMMMVVLFVSLNFIIDVCYTLLDPRVRLEGKA, encoded by the coding sequence ATGATAACCTCGCTCATTCGACGCTTAATACAATCGCTGTTCGTCATTTTTGCGATGACGATACTTGTATTCATCGGTGTCAATGTTATTGGTAACCCGGTTGATATTCTGATCAATCCGGATCTCAATCAGGCCGAGCGGGCGCAGATGGTCGCGCATCTCGGTCTGGACAAACCACTATGGCAGCAGTACTTCCATTTCCTGTCCGGGCTGACGCACGGCGACTTCGGCAATAGTTTCGTGTACAGCAGGCCCGCGCTCGATGTGATCATGGAGCGCGTGCCCGCCACGCTGGAACTGGCCATTTTCGCCACGATCATTGCTGTGGCGGTGGGTCTGCCGCTGGGACTGTATGCGGGGCTGCGTTCGGAAAAGTTCTCCGCGAAGTTCATCATGGCGGGCTCCATCCTGGGCTTCTCGCTGCCGACCTTCTGGGTCGGGCTGATGATGATTCTGGTGTTCGCGGTACAGCTTGGCTGGCTTCCGTCGAACGGGCGCGGCGAAACGATGGGCAGCTGGTCCTTCTTGACCCTTGACGGCCTGTCATACATGCTGTTGCCGGCATTGAACCTTGCTCTTTTCAAGACTTCCCTGATCTTGCGGCTGACGCGCGCGGGTGTCCAGGAAGTGATCATGCAGGACTATGTCAAGTTCGCTTATGCCAAGGGGCTGGGCGAGAAGCGGATCATCTTCGTGCACATCCTGAAGAACTTGATGATCCCGGTGATCACCATCGTCGGGCTGGAGTTCGGCTCGCTGATCGCCTATTCGGTCGTGACCGAATCCATTTTTGGTTGGCCTGGCATGGGCAAGCTCATCATCGACAGCATCAACCTGCTCGATCGCCCTGTGATCGTGGCGTACCTGATGATGATGGTCGTCTTGTTCGTGTCGCTGAATTTCATTATTGACGTTTGTTATACGCTGCTCGACCCGCGCGTCCGGCTCGAGGGGAAGGCATGA
- a CDS encoding ABC transporter ATP-binding protein encodes MTPLLDVRDLVTEFPGEDGKPLRAVNEVSLQLNRGEVLGLVGESGSGKSVTGFSLMGLVEKPGRVASGQVLFDGQELTAIDAKTRRSLRGRRIAMVFQDPMMTLNPVLRIGVQLMETLHAHVKISHREARIRARDALGMVGIPSPEERLDAYPHQLSGGMRQRVAIAIALLHSPDLIIADEPTTALDVTIQAQILAEFQKLTEQQGTAVIWITHDLAIVSGLADRIAVMYGGRIVETGPIASVLESPRHPYTRGLIRSVPSENSRGSRLAQIPGVTPSLSRMPRGCAFRTRCERATDACAMQPEATGTELDYYRCFHSYEQA; translated from the coding sequence ATGACTCCATTGCTAGATGTCCGTGACCTCGTCACAGAATTTCCAGGTGAAGACGGCAAGCCCCTGCGGGCTGTCAACGAGGTCTCGCTTCAACTGAACCGCGGAGAGGTTCTGGGGCTTGTCGGAGAAAGCGGATCCGGCAAGAGCGTGACGGGATTCTCCTTGATGGGCCTGGTCGAGAAGCCGGGTCGTGTTGCATCGGGACAGGTTCTGTTCGATGGCCAGGAACTGACCGCCATTGACGCAAAAACTCGCCGCAGCTTGCGGGGGCGGCGCATTGCCATGGTCTTCCAGGATCCCATGATGACGCTCAACCCGGTGTTGCGCATAGGTGTCCAGCTTATGGAAACCTTGCATGCCCATGTGAAGATCAGTCATCGGGAAGCGCGCATCAGGGCGCGCGACGCCCTTGGCATGGTTGGAATCCCCAGCCCGGAAGAGCGCCTGGATGCTTATCCGCACCAGCTTTCTGGCGGGATGCGGCAGCGTGTGGCGATTGCCATAGCCTTGCTGCATAGCCCGGATTTGATCATTGCCGACGAACCCACGACAGCGCTGGACGTCACCATCCAGGCGCAGATCCTTGCCGAGTTTCAGAAACTGACGGAGCAGCAAGGCACGGCCGTGATCTGGATTACACATGACCTGGCCATCGTCTCCGGCCTGGCGGACCGGATTGCCGTCATGTATGGCGGGCGTATCGTCGAGACGGGCCCTATCGCTTCGGTGCTGGAGTCGCCGCGTCATCCCTACACGCGTGGCCTGATCCGCTCGGTGCCTTCAGAAAACAGCCGGGGCAGCCGCCTGGCGCAAATTCCCGGTGTGACGCCAAGTCTGTCGCGCATGCCGCGGGGATGCGCCTTCCGTACTCGTTGCGAGCGGGCCACCGACGCCTGTGCAATGCAACCCGAAGCCACGGGCACCGAGCTTGATTATTACCGCTGCTTTCATTCTTACGAACAGGCATAG
- the ggt gene encoding gamma-glutamyltransferase: MNRNATIVAPQPEAVEAGASVLERGGNAIDAALACAFTQGVVDPQMSGIGGFGSMHVYMPKRGIHEILEFYALAPIAATPDMWLDKLIGQSRDGFGFLLEGNISEIGYLACCTPGSLKGYEAALKDYGTWDWADLIRPAIRYAEEGFMVRPHMHWYWTKDQSGDGQANTLDKLRFSETGRRVYFHEDGSLRQVGDILRNPDMGRTLERIAKSGSSDIFYHGEIAQQIADDFARNGGLIGLEDLAQYGVSKAAPVWGSYRGRRIASSPPPGSGMPMIELLHILENFDIGSMRHGSTEYVRTLFEAMKRMTIDKDTNMGDPAYVDVPVEKLLSKDYAAMLADQIKRGERANVERLDLSQRDTTHISVVDKEGNAVALTHSLGSPSGAITDGLGFMYNGLMARFDPRPGKAASIAPRKRRASSAAPTIVFEGDDPSIVIGAPGGSYIAPTVAQSIVNIVDYDMSIEAAVAAPRLVGVSNSIDICNRIRRSVSDELAADGYDVVRSPQTFAFAALHGIRIDGGRSAGAADPQRDGMAISVE; this comes from the coding sequence ATGAATCGCAATGCGACGATAGTGGCGCCCCAGCCTGAAGCCGTCGAAGCGGGCGCCAGCGTCCTGGAACGTGGCGGCAACGCCATAGATGCTGCGCTGGCCTGCGCATTCACCCAGGGCGTGGTTGACCCGCAGATGTCAGGCATTGGCGGGTTTGGTTCGATGCATGTCTACATGCCTAAACGCGGCATACACGAGATTCTCGAGTTCTATGCGTTGGCGCCTATCGCCGCAACGCCGGACATGTGGCTCGACAAGCTGATTGGCCAGAGCCGTGACGGCTTCGGCTTCCTGCTCGAAGGCAATATCTCCGAAATCGGCTATCTGGCCTGCTGCACGCCCGGTTCGCTCAAAGGCTACGAAGCAGCCTTGAAGGACTACGGCACCTGGGATTGGGCCGACCTGATCCGCCCGGCGATTCGCTATGCCGAAGAGGGTTTCATGGTTCGCCCGCATATGCACTGGTACTGGACCAAGGATCAGAGCGGCGACGGGCAGGCCAACACGCTGGACAAGTTGCGCTTTTCCGAAACGGGCCGCCGCGTGTATTTTCATGAAGATGGATCGTTGCGTCAGGTAGGCGATATCCTGCGCAACCCCGATATGGGCAGGACGCTGGAGCGCATTGCGAAAAGCGGCTCTTCGGACATCTTCTACCATGGCGAGATTGCCCAGCAGATCGCCGACGATTTCGCCCGCAACGGGGGCCTGATCGGCCTGGAAGACCTGGCCCAGTACGGCGTCAGCAAGGCTGCGCCTGTGTGGGGCAGCTATCGTGGGCGGCGTATTGCCTCCAGCCCTCCTCCGGGGTCGGGCATGCCCATGATCGAACTGCTGCATATCCTGGAAAATTTCGATATCGGCAGCATGCGGCACGGCTCCACCGAGTATGTGCGGACGCTGTTCGAAGCCATGAAGCGCATGACCATCGACAAGGATACGAACATGGGCGACCCCGCTTATGTCGACGTGCCTGTCGAGAAACTGCTCTCCAAGGACTATGCCGCCATGCTGGCGGATCAGATCAAGCGGGGCGAGCGTGCCAACGTCGAGCGCCTGGATTTGTCCCAGCGCGATACGACCCATATTTCGGTCGTCGATAAGGAAGGCAATGCCGTGGCCTTGACCCATTCGTTGGGCAGTCCGTCTGGCGCGATCACCGACGGTCTGGGCTTCATGTACAACGGTCTGATGGCGCGATTCGATCCTCGTCCCGGCAAGGCGGCATCGATCGCACCGCGCAAGCGCCGGGCCAGCTCGGCCGCGCCGACCATAGTCTTTGAAGGGGACGATCCGTCGATCGTCATCGGCGCGCCGGGTGGCAGCTACATCGCTCCAACCGTGGCTCAAAGCATCGTCAACATCGTTGACTATGATATGAGTATCGAGGCGGCTGTCGCAGCGCCACGATTGGTCGGTGTTTCGAATTCCATCGACATTTGCAACCGCATTCGGCGTTCGGTCTCTGATGAGTTGGCCGCCGACGGGTACGACGTTGTGCGTTCACCGCAAACTTTTGCTTTTGCGGCGCTGCACGGCATTCGTATAGATGGTGGCCGCTCGGCCGGTGCGGCCGACCCGCAGCGTGATGGCATGGCCATCAGCGTCGAGTAA
- the lhgO gene encoding L-2-hydroxyglutarate oxidase: protein MLDYCVIGGGIVGLATAIELQQMHPASKIMLLEKEVGVAAHQTGHNSGVIHAGIYYPVGSLKARLCRDGEIATKEFCSANGVPFNTIGKLVVATSRAEMERLDALARNASANGIPASLLTRSELLKREPMITGLAALHVPASGIVDYKHVAQAMQARFEQLGGVTALGVHVDGINEDEHYVSVQAGQRKWRSRQLVVCAGLQADRMAALSGVEIDFQIIPFKGEYYSIAPAKRNIVRHMIYPVADPALPFLGVHLTPTMDGSLLAGPNAVLSLARENYQRFGASGKDVSEYLRFPGFWKVIHENLRSGAGELYRSLSKAAYLKSCQKYCPSLTESDLGEYRSGIRAQAVTRSGKLVHDFLFHQTARTLHVCNAPSPAATSAIPIARMIVERLMNVS, encoded by the coding sequence ATGCTCGATTACTGCGTCATCGGCGGCGGTATCGTAGGGCTGGCAACCGCGATCGAATTGCAGCAAATGCACCCCGCGTCCAAGATCATGCTTCTGGAAAAGGAAGTGGGCGTCGCGGCCCATCAGACGGGACATAACTCCGGCGTCATTCATGCGGGCATCTACTACCCCGTAGGAAGCCTCAAGGCTCGGCTATGCCGCGACGGCGAGATCGCCACCAAGGAATTCTGCTCCGCCAACGGTGTCCCTTTCAACACTATAGGGAAACTGGTCGTAGCCACCTCCCGGGCCGAGATGGAGCGCCTGGATGCCTTGGCGCGGAACGCCAGTGCCAATGGCATTCCGGCGTCCTTGCTGACTAGGTCCGAGCTCTTGAAACGGGAGCCCATGATCACCGGCCTGGCGGCGCTGCACGTGCCGGCATCCGGCATCGTCGACTACAAACATGTCGCCCAGGCCATGCAGGCCCGGTTCGAGCAGCTTGGCGGTGTAACCGCCTTGGGCGTTCATGTGGATGGCATCAACGAAGACGAACACTATGTCAGCGTGCAGGCCGGCCAGCGCAAATGGCGCAGCAGGCAGCTCGTTGTATGCGCTGGACTTCAGGCCGATCGCATGGCTGCGCTGAGCGGCGTCGAGATCGACTTCCAGATAATCCCATTTAAAGGAGAGTACTACAGCATTGCGCCCGCAAAACGGAATATCGTGCGGCACATGATTTATCCGGTTGCCGATCCCGCCCTGCCTTTTCTAGGCGTACACCTGACACCCACGATGGATGGCTCGCTTCTGGCCGGACCCAATGCAGTGCTCAGCCTGGCCCGCGAAAACTACCAACGTTTCGGCGCCAGTGGCAAAGACGTATCCGAATACTTGAGATTTCCGGGCTTCTGGAAAGTAATCCATGAAAATTTGCGCTCTGGGGCAGGCGAGCTCTATCGCTCTTTATCCAAGGCGGCCTACCTGAAGAGTTGCCAGAAATATTGCCCAAGCTTGACGGAGTCCGACCTGGGCGAATATCGCAGCGGCATCCGCGCCCAAGCGGTCACTCGTTCGGGAAAACTCGTCCATGACTTCCTGTTTCATCAGACTGCGCGCACACTTCATGTCTGCAACGCGCCCTCGCCCGCCGCCACGTCGGCCATACCCATTGCAAGAATGATCGTCGAACGGCTCATGAACGTATCTTGA
- a CDS encoding alpha/beta hydrolase family protein: MQEPGSSAAAAARARAVYDYGQTAIFASAVDPRFHMLLYVPPTVADGRKLDLLVAVHGTGRTSAIDFRDGFAEFGLYNDCAILCPIFPMNVRGDGERSGYKYMFEGDIRYDEIVLAMVEEMAAKYEQDWSRFAMFGYSGGGQFAHRFAILHPEKLWAVSIGAPGSVTLLDPDKDWWVGVRDLAEKFGRPFNAAALAKVPTQMLVGDLDLETWEIVRRPGTAYYMEGANDAGDSRPARLRTLKASFESAGVSVTLEEVAGVSHDRMKVLGHAKAFLAKVLKENRA; encoded by the coding sequence ATGCAAGAGCCTGGCTCGAGCGCCGCCGCCGCTGCGCGTGCGCGTGCGGTCTACGATTACGGTCAAACCGCGATTTTTGCGTCGGCCGTCGACCCCCGTTTTCACATGTTGCTGTATGTGCCTCCTACCGTTGCCGATGGCCGCAAGCTCGATCTGCTGGTGGCGGTGCACGGAACGGGCCGCACCTCGGCCATCGACTTTCGCGATGGTTTTGCCGAATTCGGCCTTTATAACGATTGCGCCATCCTTTGTCCTATCTTCCCGATGAATGTGCGGGGCGATGGCGAGCGCTCGGGCTACAAGTACATGTTCGAGGGCGACATCCGCTACGACGAGATCGTGCTGGCGATGGTCGAGGAAATGGCCGCCAAGTATGAGCAGGACTGGTCCAGGTTCGCCATGTTCGGCTATTCCGGCGGCGGGCAGTTCGCCCACCGCTTCGCCATCCTGCATCCCGAGAAACTGTGGGCGGTCAGCATAGGCGCCCCCGGTTCGGTGACGCTGCTGGATCCCGACAAGGATTGGTGGGTTGGCGTTCGCGACCTGGCCGAGAAGTTTGGCCGCCCGTTCAATGCCGCCGCACTGGCGAAGGTGCCCACACAGATGCTCGTGGGCGACCTTGATCTTGAAACCTGGGAGATCGTCCGCAGGCCCGGAACGGCCTATTACATGGAAGGTGCCAACGACGCCGGCGATAGCCGACCCGCACGTTTGCGCACGCTGAAGGCTTCATTTGAATCGGCTGGCGTCAGCGTGACGCTGGAAGAGGTCGCCGGCGTATCGCATGACCGCATGAAAGTTCTGGGCCATGCCAAGGCGTTCCTGGCCAAAGTGCTCAAGGAGAATCGCGCATGA
- a CDS encoding alpha/beta fold hydrolase, which translates to MATVTTDDGIKIDYEFDDFTNPWDDEAETIGLLHGSTLNKKFYAPMVPYLGRKFRVLRWDQRGRGASTAPPPGSTLSGAPVDDGVTVVQRYARDALCLMDHLGIKKIHWVGDSSGGITGANFALMFPERVHTLTCIQAPLVKIPADFEKAWAAGEKDPATAIEKYGMADYYERIGTTWVTDPKKGNERFQAWQKEERKKIATHSYIGHWKWQSLADLTEQLPGMKVPVQLLSSDRSGICPVEQQERIRDLIPDCELKIYSDYGHGIAFLEPERIAADVMDFIARKR; encoded by the coding sequence ATGGCTACCGTAACGACTGATGACGGCATAAAGATCGACTACGAATTTGATGATTTCACGAACCCATGGGACGATGAGGCCGAGACCATAGGCTTGCTTCATGGCTCCACCCTGAACAAGAAGTTCTATGCCCCGATGGTCCCGTATCTGGGACGCAAGTTCAGGGTGCTGCGATGGGATCAACGCGGACGAGGCGCATCCACAGCCCCGCCGCCCGGATCGACGCTGTCCGGCGCGCCTGTCGACGATGGCGTAACGGTGGTGCAGCGTTATGCCCGGGACGCCCTATGCCTCATGGATCATCTGGGCATCAAGAAGATCCATTGGGTCGGTGATTCCAGCGGCGGCATTACCGGCGCCAATTTCGCCCTGATGTTTCCCGAGCGCGTTCATACATTGACCTGCATACAGGCCCCGCTGGTCAAGATACCCGCCGACTTCGAGAAGGCCTGGGCGGCCGGGGAAAAGGATCCGGCCACGGCAATAGAAAAATACGGAATGGCTGACTATTACGAGCGAATAGGAACTACTTGGGTTACGGATCCCAAGAAAGGGAATGAGCGTTTCCAAGCCTGGCAGAAGGAAGAGCGAAAGAAAATCGCCACGCATTCCTATATTGGGCACTGGAAATGGCAGTCCCTGGCCGATCTGACAGAGCAGCTGCCTGGAATGAAAGTCCCGGTACAGCTGCTCAGCAGCGATCGCAGCGGCATCTGCCCAGTCGAGCAGCAGGAACGCATACGCGACCTCATCCCCGATTGCGAGCTCAAGATCTATTCCGACTATGGACATGGCATCGCATTCCTTGAACCCGAGCGGATTGCTGCCGACGTCATGGACTTCATTGCCCGCAAGCGGTAG
- a CDS encoding ABC transporter permease: protein MPALKRFFSSPTAALGTIGLLIICLVALLAPWLATQNPYDLTQLDILDSRLPPGSENFDGIPYYLGTDGQGRDILSGIMYGLRTSLLVGIASAVVAALLGTTIGLLAAYVGGRLESFIMRLVDLQLSFPTILMALMVLAILGNGVTNVVFAIIVAEWATYARTARGTALVEREKEYIEAARCLRIPGRRVLLRYLLPNCIAPIIVIATMQVARAIGLEATLSFLGLGASVTQPSLGMLISNGYRFMLSGLYWISFYPGIALLITIVSINLVGDRLRDVLNPRKTR from the coding sequence ATGCCGGCCTTGAAGCGATTTTTTTCGTCTCCCACGGCGGCCTTGGGCACGATCGGCTTGCTCATTATCTGCCTGGTCGCTTTGCTGGCCCCCTGGCTTGCAACGCAAAATCCGTATGACCTGACGCAACTGGACATTCTGGACAGCCGCCTGCCGCCGGGCTCGGAAAACTTCGACGGCATACCTTATTATCTGGGTACCGACGGACAGGGGCGCGATATTCTATCGGGCATTATGTATGGCTTGCGCACGTCGCTGCTGGTGGGTATTGCGTCAGCCGTTGTCGCGGCGCTTCTTGGTACGACGATCGGCTTGCTGGCGGCTTATGTCGGAGGCCGCCTCGAAAGCTTCATCATGCGCCTGGTCGATTTGCAGCTTTCGTTTCCCACCATCCTGATGGCGCTCATGGTGTTGGCCATTCTGGGCAACGGGGTGACCAATGTCGTATTTGCCATCATTGTGGCAGAGTGGGCAACGTATGCCCGCACGGCGCGGGGTACGGCATTGGTGGAACGCGAGAAAGAATACATCGAGGCGGCGCGCTGCCTGCGTATTCCGGGGCGCCGCGTGCTGCTGCGCTACCTGCTGCCTAATTGCATTGCCCCCATCATCGTGATTGCGACGATGCAGGTCGCCCGTGCCATTGGCCTGGAAGCCACGCTGTCCTTTCTTGGACTGGGTGCGTCCGTCACACAGCCCTCGCTGGGAATGTTGATTTCAAATGGCTACCGTTTCATGCTTTCCGGCCTTTACTGGATCAGTTTCTACCCCGGTATCGCCCTGCTTATTACCATTGTGTCGATCAATCTGGTTGGTGATCGTCTGCGCGATGTGCTCAACCCCAGGAAAACCCGATGA